Proteins from a genomic interval of Gossypium hirsutum isolate 1008001.06 chromosome A09, Gossypium_hirsutum_v2.1, whole genome shotgun sequence:
- the LOC121206096 gene encoding uncharacterized protein, whose protein sequence is MKMITCDRATYDAAMMAHKKYEPFLNKSIDHYDEMALVVGKDMATGSFARTFADINLDDGDQDSVPLDYYNEEDEEIRTNVSSSGTSKRKRKNVQESVVDEQVKFMGEQLGKIANALEQFTADKTPQLYEQVMSMEEEGFHDDFLCSVFDYLVSHESEAKAFLVKNKKHKKIWLQKFS, encoded by the exons atgaaaatgatcacatgtgatagagcgacatatgatgcagcaatgatg gcacacaagaagtatgaaccatttttgaataaaagcattgatcattatgatgaaatggctttggttgttggcaaagatatggcaacagggagttttgccagaacatttgctgacataAATTTGGATGATGGTGACCAAGATTCAGTGCCTCTAGACTATTACAATGAAGAGGATGAAGAGATAAGAACAaatgtatcttcatctggcacatccaaacgtaaaagaaaaaatgttcaagaaagtgtcgttgatgaacaagttaaatttatgggtgaacaacttggcaaaattgctaatgctttggaacaatttactgcggataagacaccacagctttacgaacaagtgatgtcgatggaggaagaaggatttcatgatgacttcttgtgttctgtgtttgattatctAGTGAGTCATGAATCCGAGGCGaaagcttttttagttaaaaataagaagcataaaaaaatttggcttcaaaaattttcctaa